A region from the Arachis ipaensis cultivar K30076 chromosome B01, Araip1.1, whole genome shotgun sequence genome encodes:
- the LOC107607083 gene encoding uncharacterized protein LOC107607083: MTEKTAEKDQGEDDHSKKTTDKGQEEADYTGKTVEKEREKGNKPVVMGATPFHHSILEVRLPKHFDKPTDMKYDGTQDPQEHLTAFEARMNLEGVGDEVRCRAFPVTLAGPMIRWFNALSQGSITAFADISRVFLAQFTTHITKAKHPINLLGITQKTGEPNQKYLDRFNDECLEIDGLTDSVASLCLTNGLLNANFRKYLTTKLVWTMQEIQNVAREYINNEEVS; this comes from the coding sequence atgaccGAGAAGACAGCAGAGAAAGACCAAGGAGAAGACGACCACAGCAAGAAGACAACAGACAAAGGTCAAGAAGAAGCCGATTACACAGGGAAGACAGTAGAGAAAGAACGAGAAAAAGGCAACAAGCCTGTGGTCATGGGAGCAACCCCCTTCCACCACTCGATCTTGGAAGTCCGGCTACCGAAGCACTTCGACAAGCCAACAGACATGAAGTACGATGGGACCCAAGACCCCCAGGAGCACCTAACGGCCTTTGAGGCTAGAATGAACCTGGAAGGGGTGGGCGATGAAGTGAGGTGTCGCGCTTTCCCTGTAACCTTAGCTGGGCCGATGATTCGTTGGTTCAATGCCCTCTCTCAGGGCTCCATAACCGCCTTTGCCGACATCAGTCGCGTTTTCTTGGCTCAGTTCACCACGCACATCACTAAAGCGAAACACCCGATCAATCTACTAGGAATAACACAAAAAACCGGTGAGCCAAATCAGAAGTACCTGGACAGATTCAACGACGAGTGTTTAGAAATTGACGGCCTAACTGATTCGGTGGCCAGCTTGTGTTTGACCAACGGGTTATTGAACGCGAATTTCAGGAAATATCTTACCACCAAGCTCGTTTGGACAATGCAGGAGATTCAGAACGTAGCCAGAGAGTACATCAATAATGAAGAAGTAAGCTAA